The Sphingobacteriales bacterium genomic interval ATTTTGTTTTGGTATTGCTCAACCTCTGCCATAAGTTCAGGGTGGGAATAATATTTAACCATTTTATCAAGATTGTTTTGCAAAATGACCAGCTGTTCCTTGTAAAATCTGATGCGATTAATCCATAACCGCTGGTCAAAATATAACTCTTTGATGTCTTGCTCCATAATTTGATTGTTTTTCTGATACATCATTGTGAACCTGCAAATATATAGCTTTTTAAAAAAACTTCATCGCTGTTTTTAAAAATTCTTCATTTTATTAACTAACTAATATTCAATAATTTAACATCATCACCATCAAAAAATGCATAGCTGAAATGATTAAACATGTCTCCCAGATTTATCAGCCGGCTATGGTCATTTAACAGATAATCAACCGGTATATGCCTGTGCCCAAAAATGAAATAGTCAATATGCCTTTCTTTTAAAATATTTCTGGCATGTATTACCAGTCTTTCCTTGTCTCCGTTAAAAATCAAAGGAGTTTTTTGCTGGTAAATTCTGCTGGAATCACTGAAGTAACGGGCTATTTTGCTGCCTATGTCGGGATGGAGCCAACTGAAAAGAAACCGATTTACTTTAGCTTTAAAAATCCGGTTAATAAATTTATAACCATAATCGCCAGGACCGAGTCCGTCTCCATGGGCAAGATAAAAGGTTTTATTTTCAAAGGTTTTGACAATTGGCTGGCTGATTACTTCAGCATTCAGTTCCCTGACAAAGTAATCTTTCATCCACAAATCATGATTTCCTTTGAAAATAGTCAGTCTGATGCCGGCATCGCTTAAGCGGGCAAGTTTTCCAAGCAATCTGATATACCCTTTCGGAACAACTGTTTTGTATTCAAACCAAAAGTCGAATAAGTCGCCCATGAGGTATATTTCTGAAGCATTTCCTTCAATCTGGTCAAGCCAGGCAACAATTTGGTCTTCACGCTGGCGGCTAAGCTGGTAATCGGGAGAGCCCAGATGAAAGTCAGAAGCAAAATAGATGTTTTTTCTATCGCTCATTGATGTAAAAGCAATAAAGTTCTTTGGGCCCGTGAGCTCCCAAAACCAGTGTTTTTTCAATATCTGCCGTACGGCTTGGCCCTGAAATAATTGATAACATGGAAGGATAGCGGTTATGATAGCGATCTTTGAAGGTTTTCAGCGCATTTTCAAGGTCAAAATAAATCTGATCAAAGTACGCAAGTACAATATGAACGGGCGGAAATACGGTCAGTTTACGCGTTTTGTCATGTGATGTCGAAACAAGAATACTGCCTGTCCGTGCTACCAGAGCCTCGCAGGATGTAATGCTGACATCGGCATCCTGATAATTATTAATATCATACTTATATTTCAGGCTGGTATCATTTAAAATATATCGTATGCTTTCTTCCGTACAATAGACATTTTTCCATTTATTTCCCTGTATCAGCTGTCGAAGCTGGGTAACCATGTCGTGGTTGTTGAAGCAATAAATGAATTTTCCATTGATTTTACTGAATTCCCTGGCAAATACCTGAACCAAATTCTCATCAGGAATTTCATATAACTGATGTTTGTTTTCATTATCAATGGTATCAGTTTTCAGCATACCTTTTACAGCCGAATTCCTGATTTTCTTTAATACTTTCTCTCTCATTGAAATTTAATAATCTGCAAAATTATTCATTTTTCAGGGATTGAACTGCAGGCGGAAATTCAGGATGCTCAGCTTTTCCCAAGCTTTTTCATGATTTCCGTCAGCATGATGCCCACCATTTTGTCGAGATCAATATCAGGATGCCAGCCCCAGTCTTTTCTGGCAAAACTGTCATCAATACTTGCCGGCCACGAGTCTGCTATACTTTGGCGATAATCAGGTTCATAAGTGATTGTAAAATCAGGGATATGAATTTTAATTTTCTCCGCAAGCTCTTCAGGAGTAAAACTAAAAGCGGCCAGATTGTAACTTGCACGTGTACTTAGTTTATCAGCAGGTGTTTCCATGAGCTGAATGGTGCCTTTTACGGCATCATCCATATACATCATAGGCAATGCAGTATCTTTTCTTAAAAAACATTGATAATGTCCGTCCTGTATAGCTTTGTAAAATATATCGACAGCATAGTCGGTTGTTCCGCCACCGGGCTCTGTTTTATAGCTGATCAGTCCCGGATAACGTATGCTTCGGGTATCCACTCCATATTTCAGCCAGTAATATTCAGCCCACCTTTCGCCTGCCAGTTTGCTGATACCGTAAACCGTAGTCGGTTCCATCACTGTTTGCTGAGGAGTTTTCAATTTAGGTGTTGTCGGGCCAAAAGCACCGATACTGCTGGGCCAGAATACTCTCGACATCTTTTTTTCACGGGCAAGTTCCAGCACATTGAACAAGCTATCCATATTTATCTGCCATGCTTTTACGGGCATTTTTTCACAAGTAGCTGAAAGTACGGCTACCAAATGATATATCTGGGTAATCTGATAGCGTTCAACAATTTCATTAAGTTTTTGATTGTCAAGAATATCAAGAATTTCAAAAGGCCCCGACTGCGATAATTCTTCAGTTGCCGGAGTCGTTTTGATGTCGGAGGCCACCACATTGGAGTTGCCATAAATTTTCCGAAGAGCCGGGACAAGTTCAGTTCCTATCTGCCCTGCACAGCCAATGACAAGAATTTTTTCCATATTATCGGTTTAATTGAAAATTGTTATTTTTTTAACGGGCTGTAAATATAAATATATCCCCATCAAACAGTAAAGCTGAATTTTATTGTTTACAGGTTTTCAATCTCCTCAATGGTTTTTGGAATAGGTTTACCCAGCACGCGATAGCCATCTTCAGTGACCAGAATATCGTCTTCGATACGGATACCGCCAAAGTCTTTGTAAGTCTCAATCAACTGATAATTAAGGAATTCCGAAAATTTATTTTCTGCTTTCCATTGATCAATAAGTGCGGGAATAAAATAACAGCCAGGTTCAATGGTAAATACAAATCCGGGCTTCAGCTCACGAGCCAGACGCAAAAAAGCCAGTCCAAATTGTGTGGCTGGCTGAATGGTTTCGTCATATCCGACATAAATCTGGCCTAAATCTTCCATATCATGGACATCCAGCCCCATCATGTGTCCCAGACCGTGCGGGAAAAATAAGGCATGGGCTCCCTGAGCTACGGCTTCATCCACATCTCCTTTCATCAAACCAATTGATCTTAAAGATTGTGCAAGCGACCGGCTTGCGATCAGATGCAGCTCTTTATTGTAAATACCGGGTTTTACGTGCCGGATTGCTGTCATTTGTGCGTCAAGAACAGCCTGATAAATTTCTTTTTGTCGTTGATTGAATTGACGATTTACCGGAACTGTCCTCGTTATATCTGAAGCATAATGCAATTCCGTTTCACATCCGGCATCAATCACCACCATTCGCCCTTCTTGCAGTATATTTCCATGATAATGATTATGAAGTGTTTGTCCGTTAATGGTCAGAATAACAGGGAAAGACACGGGGCCTCCGGCCGACAAGGCTATACCTTCAATTCTGCCGGCAATTTCACGCTCCATCACTCCTGCATTGCAAATTTTTATCGCGGTTGTATGCATGTTGTAAGCCGTATCAAGTGCTTTTTCAATTTCTGCAATTTCAACATCTTCCTTGACCGATCGAAGGTTCACAATGGCTTTTACCAATTCCAGAGAAAAGTTTTTCCTGATCTGCGAATGATGAATACCCAGCAGGTTTTCGAGTTTAAGTATGTTATCTGTCCGGTAGGGTGGCGTGTAATGAATTTTACGCCCTTCGGTAACAGCCTTTTTAATCAGTTTTTCCAATCCGGCAAGATTATCTGTATGTTCAATCCCAACTTTCAGTGCCTGCTCGCTCACACCGGGCTGATACCCCATCCAGATGATGTCGTCAATATCCACATCATTACCGAAAATATAATCTTTTCCCTCATCAAGGTCAATTACACCGGCATAACCGGGATGGTCGAGCCCGAAAAAGTATAAAAAATTAGAATCCTGACGAAAATGATAACCATTGGCCGGATAATTCATGGGAGACTCCTCATTGCCTAAAATCAGGATTATTCCTTTTTCCACATTTTTTCTAAGCCTGTTTCTGCGATTGATATAAACTTTTGCTTCAAACATAATACTTAAATTTTATGGCCTCAAAAATAAGCATAAAAGCATCATCTGGTAAAATTTTCTTCAGATGAACTGTCGCCTGATCTTCTTTGGCCCCAATTGCCGGGAGATTTGTCGGTTTTTTTGTGAAAATGATGACGCACTTTAAGAAAAGAGGCATCATGCTCCGGAGGCTCCTTTTCTTCCTTTTGAATTTTCATCCTTTTTTCCAAAACCAGGGCATTGACCGCAAGCTTGGTCGCTTCAAAATTATTGAATTCCATGCGGTTTTCAAGTATAATGCTATAATCGTCAAGCACACGGCTGATAACCGCTTTCAGATGATATTGCTTGCATGCTTTAATGATCGTATCGGCTTCCTTTTTGGTCATGATTATAGTTTAATCAAAATTATCATGGCTAAAATAGAAATTTATTTGTGTTGGTGAGCATAATTTTTAAGAAATTTTACCCGGTATAACCCCTTATTATTTCAAATAAATTTGGTATCATGCCAATTCTCTCTGATTGCAATGGCTGAAAATGGGCTTGTTGATCTGATAATTTTGAAATAAAAAAGGCTGCCAGAATAAGCTGGCAGCCTTTTTATCAAACTGATTTAAAGGTCTTATTTCTTTTCTTCAGCTGCAGCAGCCGGCTGGGCTTCTGGTTTTGGCAGATCCATTTTTTCAATGAATTTACCATCTTTGTCGAAAATGAAGCAGGTTTCAACATCTTTGAAGGCTGTCAAAACTTCATAGGCATCTTTTTCGGCTGTTTGTTTCATCTTAACTTCTTTTACTTCAACGCCTTTCATCTTTTTGAAGTAATTGGCAATGGCTTCAGGATATTCTTCCTGTTTGAGAATATTTTCGCTGTAAAGCCAGTTGCCATCAGCGGCAAAAGCAGCAGTCCATGCTTTTCCATCAGCATTGAAAGAAACCAGAAAATTTCCATCTTCTTTTTTACTCCATGCAGCATCAGTAGCTGAGGGGTATTTTTCCATGAATTTAGCAAAAACTGCATTGTTTTCATCTTTTATTACCTTGCCATTCATGTCAAAGAATACTTCCATTTTGTTTTCTTCTTTTGTCATTTCGGCCAGGTAGGTTTCTCCAATGCTGTCTTTTACCATGCTGTAAGATGGGGTCTGTCCTTCATAGAAGAGTTTGAGATATTCAACACCTTTGGCAGGGAAGGTGGTTTCATCAAGTTTTTTTGTACTTTTCAGCCACATTCCGTCAGCTCCGAAAAGCGCTGTCCATTCTCCCTCTTCAAATTTAAAAGTTGCCAGATAATTACCATCGTCCTGTTTGGCCCAGACGACTTCGGTTGCACCCTTGTACATTTCATCAAATTTAGCTTTCACATCTTTGGGTGCGCCTCCCTTGTTACAGGAGGAAAAGATGAAAGCTACTAAAGCCAGTAATAATGCAAATTTCTTCATAGCATTAAATTTTTTAAGGTTTTTTAATGCAGCAAAATTATAGTATATTCTGCTGTGATTTTTTCAAAAAAATTTTTTTTAATGAATAATTACCTGCTCCGGACATAACTTTGCAGTCGTAATGTTTTATGGCACATTTTTTATTCAATATGTCCTTTCGCAAATAGACTATGCAGATAAAGCTTGTAAAAAACGGTATTTTTCCTGTTTCTCCCGGATTCAGCGGTCAAAAGCCTCAAACGGGTTATTCTTTCAGCGGAACCTTTCAGGGTGAAGGGAAACTACTTGGAACTCCTTCCATGTTTATCAGACTGAGCGGGTGTAATCTTCGCTGCTCATGGAAAGCCTATGACGGCAGTTACAGTTTCTGCGATACACCATATTCTTCTCACCATATTGATGAAACCGAAGACAGGGAAATTAACGAAATAGTGAATATTGTCAGTAAAAACCTAAACGGGATACGGCATATCATCATTTCGGGCGGGGAACCCATGCTTCAGGCAAAAGCTTTAACAGGCTTATGTCGTGAACTGAAGGCCATGAACCTGCATATCACCCTGGAAACCAATGGAACAATTTTCAGTCATGAATTAGTTCCATACATTGACCTTTTCTCCATTTCTCCCAAATTAAGCAATTCAACTCCGGATGAATCCAAAATTGCCGCCATGAAAAAGCCTATTTCGGAGGGATTTATCTCACATCATCAGCAAAACAGAATGAATATTCAGGCCATTCAAAAATTTATTGATGCCTGTTATCTGCCTGAAGATTATTACAGCGATCATCCTGAAAAGATTTTAAAGAGAAGGTCAGATAAAGATTTTCAGTTGAAATTTGTGGTAGGCAGGCCGGAAGATGAAGACGAAATCAGGAATGAATTTCTGAAACATTTAAAAGGATTTGAGCCGGAAGACATCTTTCTGATGCCATTGGGAGAAACCCGTGAATTTCTAAGAAAAACCTATCCGCTTGTCGCTGAAATAGCGTTGAGAAACAGGTGGAAATTCACGCCACGCCTTCATATTGAGCTTTATGACGATACCCAGTGGGTGTAGCTCTTTTTAAAATAACTTTGCACCTGAAAAAACCATCTAAATTTTCACAATAAATGGATTTACTAAGTAAACTGGCCGCTATCAAGCAACGTTGGGAAGAAATTGCAGAAGAGTTAAATAAGCCCGAGACCATCCTCGACCAGAAAAGATATATCCGCTTAAACAAGGAATACAGTGAACTGAGTGAAATCGTGGAAGTATATCACGAATACCGGGATTTAATGAGTAACATAGAAGAAAACAAAAACATCATTCATACCGACAAAGATCCTGAATTGCGGGAACTGGCCAAAGCCGACCTCGAAGAACTGCTGGCCAGAAAAGAACCCCTTGAGGAAAAAATCAAGCTTATGCTGATACCTCCCGACCCGGCAGACAATAAAAATGCTATTGTGGAAATAAGAGCCGGGACAGGAGGAGATGAAGCAAGCATCTTTGCCGGTGATTTATTCAAGATGTATGAAAAATATGCTGCTGCAAAAGGCTGGAAAATAGAGGTTGTTGATTTTAATCCCGGTTCTACCGGTGGCTTCAAGGAAATTATTTTTGAGGTTTCAGGGCAAAAAGTTTACGGTACACTTAAATATGAAAGTGGTGTTCACCGGGTTCAACGGGT includes:
- a CDS encoding LUD domain-containing protein, which translates into the protein MREKVLKKIRNSAVKGMLKTDTIDNENKHQLYEIPDENLVQVFAREFSKINGKFIYCFNNHDMVTQLRQLIQGNKWKNVYCTEESIRYILNDTSLKYKYDINNYQDADVSITSCEALVARTGSILVSTSHDKTRKLTVFPPVHIVLAYFDQIYFDLENALKTFKDRYHNRYPSMLSIISGPSRTADIEKTLVLGAHGPKELYCFYINER
- the prfA gene encoding peptide chain release factor 1 translates to MDLLSKLAAIKQRWEEIAEELNKPETILDQKRYIRLNKEYSELSEIVEVYHEYRDLMSNIEENKNIIHTDKDPELRELAKADLEELLARKEPLEEKIKLMLIPPDPADNKNAIVEIRAGTGGDEASIFAGDLFKMYEKYAAAKGWKIEVVDFNPGSTGGFKEIIFEVSGQKVYGTLKYESGVHRVQRVPITETQGRIHTSAASVVVLPEADDFDIELKESDIRKDTFCSSGPGGQSVNTTYSAVRLTHIPTGIVATCQDQKSQIKNLEKAMKVLKTRIYELEYQKYLDDVAKKRKTMVSTGDRSAKIRTYNYPQGRITDHRIGFSIFNLPDFMNGNIEEMIEALQVAENAEKLKEGVLFED
- a CDS encoding 7-carboxy-7-deazaguanine synthase QueE, producing MQIKLVKNGIFPVSPGFSGQKPQTGYSFSGTFQGEGKLLGTPSMFIRLSGCNLRCSWKAYDGSYSFCDTPYSSHHIDETEDREINEIVNIVSKNLNGIRHIIISGGEPMLQAKALTGLCRELKAMNLHITLETNGTIFSHELVPYIDLFSISPKLSNSTPDESKIAAMKKPISEGFISHHQQNRMNIQAIQKFIDACYLPEDYYSDHPEKILKRRSDKDFQLKFVVGRPEDEDEIRNEFLKHLKGFEPEDIFLMPLGETREFLRKTYPLVAEIALRNRWKFTPRLHIELYDDTQWV
- a CDS encoding UDP-2,3-diacylglucosamine diphosphatase, giving the protein MSDRKNIYFASDFHLGSPDYQLSRQREDQIVAWLDQIEGNASEIYLMGDLFDFWFEYKTVVPKGYIRLLGKLARLSDAGIRLTIFKGNHDLWMKDYFVRELNAEVISQPIVKTFENKTFYLAHGDGLGPGDYGYKFINRIFKAKVNRFLFSWLHPDIGSKIARYFSDSSRIYQQKTPLIFNGDKERLVIHARNILKERHIDYFIFGHRHIPVDYLLNDHSRLINLGDMFNHFSYAFFDGDDVKLLNIS
- a CDS encoding aminopeptidase P family protein, producing MFEAKVYINRRNRLRKNVEKGIILILGNEESPMNYPANGYHFRQDSNFLYFFGLDHPGYAGVIDLDEGKDYIFGNDVDIDDIIWMGYQPGVSEQALKVGIEHTDNLAGLEKLIKKAVTEGRKIHYTPPYRTDNILKLENLLGIHHSQIRKNFSLELVKAIVNLRSVKEDVEIAEIEKALDTAYNMHTTAIKICNAGVMEREIAGRIEGIALSAGGPVSFPVILTINGQTLHNHYHGNILQEGRMVVIDAGCETELHYASDITRTVPVNRQFNQRQKEIYQAVLDAQMTAIRHVKPGIYNKELHLIASRSLAQSLRSIGLMKGDVDEAVAQGAHALFFPHGLGHMMGLDVHDMEDLGQIYVGYDETIQPATQFGLAFLRLARELKPGFVFTIEPGCYFIPALIDQWKAENKFSEFLNYQLIETYKDFGGIRIEDDILVTEDGYRVLGKPIPKTIEEIENL
- a CDS encoding NAD-dependent epimerase/dehydratase family protein, which produces MEKILVIGCAGQIGTELVPALRKIYGNSNVVASDIKTTPATEELSQSGPFEILDILDNQKLNEIVERYQITQIYHLVAVLSATCEKMPVKAWQINMDSLFNVLELAREKKMSRVFWPSSIGAFGPTTPKLKTPQQTVMEPTTVYGISKLAGERWAEYYWLKYGVDTRSIRYPGLISYKTEPGGGTTDYAVDIFYKAIQDGHYQCFLRKDTALPMMYMDDAVKGTIQLMETPADKLSTRASYNLAAFSFTPEELAEKIKIHIPDFTITYEPDYRQSIADSWPASIDDSFARKDWGWHPDIDLDKMVGIMLTEIMKKLGKS